In the Adlercreutzia equolifaciens DSM 19450 genome, one interval contains:
- a CDS encoding DUF4956 domain-containing protein gives MKEQIYQLFETSNVGVSAEDILLRVAVSVVLGLVIFLSYWLSHAGTIYSQKFNINLITLTVLTATVMTVIGNNIALSLGMVGALSIVRFRTAIKDARDTTYIFWAIICGICCGVGQFMAAGIGSAAVFVVLLILGRVRNDVRTLLVIRASRAQELAIEGLVFEYFRGRAVERVKNTTDESIELMYELSRGVLLKSQRRADNPITTDLYALGGIEYVNIVAQNDEIGS, from the coding sequence ATGAAAGAACAGATCTACCAGCTTTTCGAGACTTCGAATGTCGGCGTATCGGCCGAGGATATCTTGTTGCGCGTGGCCGTCTCCGTGGTGCTGGGCCTGGTGATCTTTCTTTCCTATTGGCTGTCCCATGCGGGCACGATTTACTCGCAGAAGTTTAACATCAACCTCATCACGCTCACGGTGCTCACGGCCACGGTGATGACTGTTATCGGCAACAACATCGCACTGTCCCTCGGCATGGTGGGCGCACTCTCCATTGTCCGCTTCCGCACCGCCATCAAGGATGCACGAGATACCACCTACATCTTCTGGGCGATCATCTGCGGCATTTGCTGCGGCGTAGGCCAGTTCATGGCCGCTGGCATCGGCAGCGCTGCGGTGTTTGTCGTGCTGCTCATTCTCGGTCGCGTGCGCAACGATGTGCGCACTTTGCTGGTCATCCGCGCATCGCGCGCCCAGGAGCTCGCCATCGAAGGACTCGTGTTCGAGTACTTCCGTGGCCGCGCGGTGGAGAGAGTGAAGAACACCACTGACGAGTCCATCGAGCTGATGTACGAGCTGTCTCGCGGCGTGCTGCTGAAGAGCCAGCGCCGTGCCGACAACCCCATCACCACTGACCTTTACGCGTTGGGCGGCATTGAATATGTGAACATCGTCGCCCAGAACGACGAGATCGGCAGCTAG
- a CDS encoding CotH kinase family protein yields the protein MKYRVASLATMALVLVVCAGATVLADKPPEKLTRYHQHEQAQALADLPEADQRAASQLETDPREFASHLPVISIDTGGQPIPGDAVLDDAGVEAHDEQGIAETTLSAAGEESISVRFQLRAASNEQPRAVRLSDESAVEARAEMHIRGHSSRVFDKKSYQLRFTEDDRLTPAPEDLLDMGAGSNWVLNGPFLDKTLLRNYVAFNLFGEILPFTPEVRLCELFVDGDYQGVYLLMESIRRDPERVDIRKTDPSSPATSFIVKRDWISKDSGIAFDFLTAIKETSSPLDIVYPSEDVLTPDQRQWICDEFNRFEKALYSFDYDTDPYSYKSTIDVDTFVDYFIVNELALNSDAGLFSAYFYQDFGGKLCIGPLWDFNNAFNNYMERDLSDNGFIMIDRPLFFMLTKDEQFTDQVIERYRQLRETILSDERLESYLRGAADYLGPARERNDQRWGYSYDPANVEANMKLVPDERNPRSYEEALAQMKDSLLGRAAWLDRNIENIRQYSHESAVKRYNH from the coding sequence ATGAAGTACCGTGTGGCATCATTGGCGACGATGGCGCTCGTGCTCGTGGTGTGCGCGGGCGCGACCGTGCTCGCCGACAAGCCCCCCGAGAAGCTGACACGCTACCATCAGCACGAGCAGGCCCAAGCTCTGGCTGATTTGCCGGAGGCTGACCAACGCGCGGCCAGCCAGTTGGAAACCGACCCGCGCGAATTCGCTAGCCACCTGCCCGTGATCTCCATCGACACCGGCGGTCAGCCCATCCCAGGCGATGCGGTGCTGGACGATGCGGGCGTCGAGGCCCACGATGAGCAGGGCATCGCAGAAACAACGCTCAGCGCCGCTGGAGAGGAGTCCATTTCCGTCCGCTTTCAATTGCGAGCCGCTTCCAACGAGCAGCCTCGTGCCGTCCGGCTCAGCGACGAGTCGGCCGTTGAAGCTCGGGCGGAGATGCATATCCGCGGCCATTCCTCCCGCGTTTTCGACAAGAAAAGCTACCAGCTGCGGTTCACGGAAGACGACCGTCTCACACCGGCGCCAGAGGATCTTCTCGACATGGGCGCAGGCTCGAACTGGGTGCTCAACGGCCCTTTCCTCGACAAAACGCTGTTGCGCAACTATGTCGCCTTCAATCTTTTCGGCGAAATCTTGCCCTTCACCCCCGAAGTGCGTCTGTGCGAACTGTTTGTCGACGGTGACTATCAGGGCGTCTATCTGCTGATGGAAAGCATCCGCCGCGACCCCGAGCGGGTCGATATCCGCAAGACTGACCCCTCCTCGCCAGCCACCAGCTTCATCGTCAAGCGCGACTGGATCTCTAAGGACTCGGGTATCGCCTTCGACTTCCTCACGGCAATAAAGGAGACCTCCTCTCCCCTCGACATCGTCTATCCCTCGGAGGACGTGCTCACCCCGGATCAGCGTCAGTGGATCTGCGACGAGTTCAATCGCTTCGAAAAGGCGCTGTACTCCTTCGATTACGACACCGACCCGTACAGCTACAAAAGCACCATCGACGTCGACACGTTCGTCGACTATTTCATTGTCAACGAGCTGGCTCTCAACAGCGATGCCGGCCTGTTCTCCGCGTACTTCTACCAGGATTTCGGTGGCAAGCTCTGCATTGGGCCGCTGTGGGATTTCAACAACGCCTTCAACAACTATATGGAACGCGATCTGTCAGATAACGGCTTCATCATGATCGACCGCCCGCTGTTCTTCATGCTGACCAAAGACGAGCAGTTCACCGACCAAGTGATCGAGCGTTATCGGCAGCTGCGGGAAACAATTCTGTCGGACGAGCGTTTGGAAAGTTACCTCCGCGGCGCGGCGGACTACTTGGGCCCCGCACGCGAGCGCAACGACCAGCGGTGGGGCTACTCCTACGATCCCGCGAACGTAGAGGCCAACATGAAACTCGTCCCCGACGAGCGCAATCCGCGTTCCTACGAGGAAGCGCTCGCCCAGATGAAGGACAGCCTGCTGGGCCGCGCGGCCTGGCTTGATCGCAACATCGAGAATATCCGGCAATACTCTCACGAGTCGGCCGTTAAGCGCTACAACCATTAG
- a CDS encoding polyphosphate polymerase domain-containing protein, producing MRNVNRKEKKFLLDLASAQTLQSQLEAVLQGDVHNGAQGYPVRSLYFDTPHDRDYAEKLFGLDPRRKVRLRTYSPDADFALLELKQKQGEVQQKRSLFVSRHEARRLMEGSYGFLAERSEPFAAEMHGLMAINGYRPKTIVEYDRTAFIAKENKIRITFDRNIRATETCLDLFSEKLSLSPVFDSFNVILEVKFDGFLLSYIRTLLNGADKSELSVSKYCLARSTTMAYQF from the coding sequence ATGCGCAACGTCAATCGGAAAGAGAAGAAGTTTCTTCTCGATTTGGCGTCCGCGCAGACATTGCAAAGTCAGCTGGAGGCGGTGCTGCAAGGAGATGTGCATAACGGAGCCCAGGGCTATCCCGTGCGCTCGCTGTACTTCGATACTCCTCATGACCGAGATTATGCCGAAAAACTCTTCGGCCTCGACCCCCGCCGCAAAGTTCGCCTGCGCACCTATTCTCCCGACGCCGATTTCGCTCTGTTGGAATTGAAGCAGAAGCAGGGAGAGGTGCAGCAGAAGCGCTCGCTGTTCGTCAGCCGTCACGAAGCGCGCCGTCTCATGGAAGGATCCTACGGATTTTTGGCCGAGCGATCTGAACCTTTCGCGGCGGAAATGCACGGCCTTATGGCCATCAACGGCTACCGGCCCAAAACCATTGTGGAATACGACCGTACGGCGTTTATCGCCAAGGAGAACAAAATCCGTATCACGTTTGATCGCAATATCCGCGCTACAGAAACCTGCCTCGACCTTTTTAGCGAGAAGCTCAGCCTCAGCCCGGTATTCGACTCCTTCAACGTGATTCTCGAAGTGAAGTTCGACGGCTTTTTGCTCAGCTACATCCGCACGCTGCTCAACGGCGCCGACAAAAGCGAACTCTCTGTCAGCAAGTACTGCTTGGCACGCAGCACAACTATGGCCTATCAGTTCTAA